CACGATCCTTTCCCCACCGACCTCGacggggcttacttccgagtaaggcACCATCAAGATCTGCCCCATTTTCAGGCTACCCATCCTACACAAacccaacttttttggggggggcgaggGTCTTGCTTCTGGGCAGCAGCCGCGCACCGTTTTGCGCTTCTAGCAGGGTGCCCATCCCGCTCGCCCTCTTGGCTTGAGAACACAAGCCCGGCTGAACTCGATAccgggcttactcctgagtagacatttCCTTTGGCTGCCGGAAGCTTCTGCACCCGTCTGGCTCCCGGACAGGCCTTGCTCGCTGTGCCCGGCCTGGGCTCCCCTTCTCGGGCCGTTGCTTCCGCGAGGGAGGCGGAttcctcctgctcttcctcctcctcctcctccgctccaAGGCGAAGAAGGGCAGGAGAGGCGGGCCTGCTCGACGGACGACGCGATgatggcggcagcggcggcggcggcggcggcttcgggCTCGGCCGGCCGGGCGCCGGTGCTGCTCTCGTGCCTGCTGAGCCACCTGGGCGGCCtcctggtggcggcggcggcggggcaggCTCAGGTGGAGGTGCTgctcttgcctcctcctccttctccgcaGCCGCCGGCGCCCGAAGAGCAGCTAGCGCAGGCCGAGGGAAGCGGCCCcactggcggcggcggcggcagtagcTACACTCTGCAGGGCGCGCTGCTGGGCAGGCCCGGCctggagccggagccggagccggagcgcGGGGAGAAGCGGCCCCACGAagagggcgaggaggaggaggaagccatcCGGGGCAGCCTCGTCCTGGTGAGCGGGCCCCCCCGACGACCCTCCCCATCTCGCAGTGGGGCGACCCACTCCTCCCCCGTCGCCCTTCTCAatgaacccccctcccctcctcagatCTGTTTGGGGATCCCCCCTTCCCCGTTAAAGATCAATCCTCAGGGCCCTTGCCAACCCTTCCAGCCCGTGTAAAGAATAGGAATAagaataataacagcaacaaaataccattccctttccctccccctcagtAAAATGGCTGGGTAAGAACCTGCTGCTCCctgcaaataataattaaccaTAATTAACCATTCTCTCTGCCCCACGGCCCCACGACAAAGGGGCTAGGTAGAAACAGGCTcccttgtaaataataataataataataataattaataattaataattaattaattaataaaacagTAACAGCAACATATACCattctcttcccctttccccccaccccaaataaaatgGCTGTGTAGGAACCTGCTCCCtgcaaatattattataattatataataataataataataataataataataataataataataataataataataaggtagaAACAGCCTCCCtgttaacaacagcagcagcagcaacaaatacacttttctccccccccccccaataaaatggcTGGGTAGGAAcctgctcaacaacaacaacagcctctccccccactcccaacAAAAGGGCTAGGTAGGAACCGGCTCTTGGTAAATGATAGTAATAAATAATGAGAATAGCAGCAACaaataccaccccccccccccacagacccCACGATTAGGTACGAATCTGCTCcctgtaaataataatagtaatataataacaataacaacgcAGCTCACCCTTAAGCATCAGGACCCCCGGGGCAGGCTACCCTAATTTAAAATCCGATattgaaaacagttaaaacaagtcacaggaatagggtgggccgTAAAGCTcctatctcaggtgtcaaaggttaGGGTGCACCCCTCTTTGCCTTCCACTCGCTCAGCTGAGTGGTGATGGTGATCCTCCAATAATCTGCTAGGAACCCCCAGTGCCTCCCTTGCTGGTTGTCCTCTGCAACATGTTAGTCAAATGGCATCCCCTTCCCTGCAGATAGGCCTGCTGGAGTCTGCACTCCCTGTCAGTAAGAGGGGTTTCTCCTGCCCCAGATGAACCCTCTATTCCCCCCCTCAGTTAAGTGATAACCCTCCAATATCTACTGTGAACCCACTGTTCCCTCCCACCAAAAACCAAACAGCTGCTGCCTCTCTGGGGATTCCCCTTTCTTCCCCATCAAGTGAAGACCCTCTAAAGGCTGCGGAGAGAGTGGCCAGTCATACCCCTTTCTTCTTGGGACTGTTGGCAAGCTGGTCATGACCACGGGTGGCTACAGACCCTAACTTTGAGGGCTCACCTCTTTCTCTAGGTGGGGGACACCGACCCAAAGCTGAAGGATGATGACAGTTGGATTGGCGTCGTCCCAGTGGGCGAGGAGCAGGCGGATCACCCGCGAGGCAGCAAGGAAGAGTCCTTTACCACTGCTGTGGTCAACAAGGTGAGTCTCCTATTTTTCCTCCTATTGCTGTGACCCAACCTTCTTCTTTTGGGGTAGGTTCCTAGGATGCTGCTTAGACGGAATCGGATGACCATTGGTCAATCCAGCTCATTATGGTTCACACTGACAGGCCGCAGCCctcctggatttcagacaggggagaCTTTCCCAGCACTACctagaaatgctggggattgaacctggcaccttctgcatgccattTTAGCTTGGTTttatagcaggcatggccaaacgtggccctccggctgtttggggactacaactcccatcatccctagtgaacaggaccagtggtcagggatgatgggaattgtagtcccaaaacagctggagggccaagtttggccatgcctggattagagcatggtttcccaaacttgggtcttccagctgtttttggactacagttcccatcatccctggccacaggtcctgctagttagggatggtgggagttgtagtcccatctTGAAAAATTCAGTACAGGTGAAAGAAAGCAAGTGCTTTTTCACGTAGCACATAGTAAAGAGGgttcaacaaattcatggaggagaaagctatcagtggctaccaacCATGATAGGCATGCTGCAGTTAGAATACcattttctggaaaccacagaaggggataattctcttgtgctcagttcctgcttgtgggcttctcgaagaggcatctggttggccactgtgggaacaggatgctggattagatgggccactggcttcatCCAACAGgcctttttttacttttttacattattatttgAGTGAGGGAAAGTTGTTGTTTCTCGAGACAGGGTCAGCGTTGAACATTTAACTATATGGTGACCCCGTCAGTAGTGAGGTGTTACGTAACACATTCCTCTGATCGAGTGCTTCTCAGGTTGCTGGGGTTTTATACGTTCTTGTGTTTTGAGATACGTTTTCTTGTGCGTTGCAAAGGCGGCAAGAGACTATTGGTATAAGGCACAGGTGAAGACGAacatcaggcctgggggccaaatgtggccctccgggtCTCTCCGGCTGGCTCTCGGGACTTCacaaggccacacccctcactggccccaTGTCACACCCTCCAGAAATGCTTTTGCCAAGCGGGAATTTTTCCTTGAGctctgatcatgcttcttgcttgcctgggttgAGTATAGTACCGTATTGgccaaatataagccacatccgaatataagcctcacctttCAAATTCaagggcaaaggggggggggaagagagagagacaatacccgaatgtaagccactcccttaaaatcctgcaggcactcacacccgttctgttttaccatatgtctgtttcagcagcgataccgtaaaaaagccattttttgtaaggtcacaaatttaagctgcactttaacttttcatggtcggaatttggggggagaAAAGGTGTGGCTTCTagtcaggccaatacagtatataaaaactagcctactgtatcTCTGTGGTTTCTCCCTCTGCAGATGAAGCGTGCCCTTGTCTTGGGGGCCTCGGCTTTGCTTATCCTCGCGCTGAATCAGAACGCAATCCGTGAGGTAAGCAGCACCCCTTCCCTCTCCGTTGCCCTTCTGGATGAAGGGTGGACCTCAGTTGGCCTGAAGGAGCCACCAGCCCTACCAGCGGCCCCTTTAAActctcactttcctcttcccCGCTGCAGTTGGatgtctcccaggtcctctccAAGCCTGTGATTGTTGTCCAGACTTCAGAAAATGTTACCAAACTCCTTGGTGCATTGCTACGGTGAGACTGGTTGGGTTTTGGGGAGGGCAGGAGATCCTACATGAGGTTCCCATTGCTGGCTCGGGGAGGTAGGTCAACGTTGGTTTGTTTTACTTTCTTGAAGGATCTGGAGCAGCTGATGAGAGCAATTTAAAAGCAATGGAGAATGTTGCTAAATTAAGAGGTGAAGCAGGAAATGACACCAGTAGGTGCCATTATCCCTCCTCCCACCCATCCAATCACAGCAGCAGAGAAAGCAGAGGCCAGCTTCCTAGAAAGCACCTGTCTTGGCCTGGCAATGCAAAATGATTAGGGATGGAGCCAGGCAGGCATCTTTGGGGAAAGGTAACCCCATCATCCCCACTGTGCTcgctcacagagagaagctctttgcaccttTCCTCTGTTCTGAACAGGAGGAGGGTGCGGTGTCTCCTATGCATTGAGGATTTTCCAGGGTATTTTTACAGAGACCTTTTGTGGGGACCCTTTGAGGTCCAGGCAGACATATTGGTGCCTGCAGGGGCCGCATTGGCGACCATCTGATCTGACAATTCTtaattttcttcttattttttgccCGCAGAGGTCTTCGGGCAACAGCAAAGATAACATACCAAGCGGTGCTACTGGAAAACGTGGTATGTAATCCTCAAGGGAAATGGGAGCTTATCTTCCAGTTGGCACAGTATATATTTAAACCCCCCAATTCCCTCATTGTTCAGCAGGGGAACAAGATGTGTGGGCTGGTCATCCAATGGGTTAAATATTTTTGATCTATCGTCTTGCCTGTTGGGTGCCTCCCCTTTGTCTGCTTCCATTGTTGGACTTCAGCCTGAaaactttctctctgtgtgtgtttcttctttaTAAGGGAGTGACCTTGACTCTGTGGTCAACCTGTGGCCTGTCCCGGGGCGGTCTCTATGGAGAGTGGCAAGGAGTCATCTGCACAGGAGAGAACAGCTCGAGAGTCCAGGTTGGTACCCCTTGCTGGATCAAAGGGGATGGGCATTCTGCTTAAAACCATATTAGACCCCTGCGCCATAGCCGAATTGGGCCAACTGCTCTGTGAAGGGCCTCCCTGCCCAGGAAATGAGAGCAGCAGTTGTCTGCTATAATTAAGATTACTTTGTTATCTGCCAATGGCAAAAGTACCGCACAAGATGATGTACAGGAATTTCATTTTGTGACAGAGAGATGGGGTAGGGCTGTAGGTGTGTCTTTAAAAAGTACTTCTGTTCAGCTCGGACTCTCCTGGGAAAAATGGTTTCCAAGATGATAGTAAGAGCAAATCTTGTATTCCATTGGTATGTTCCCACCCCAACTCATACGGGAAGTATGTAAGATCTGTTCTTGCATCAGCTGTTGCatgctttcctctcttttttaaaaactggctttTTGCAAACATGGACCAAGTgcattttcagggttttttttcttgctAAAAGCAAAATTTGTAAAAATAAGATGCTATTAAATATTgctaaaatcaatcaatcaatcaatggagCAGCAAGCTGTTGAGAGATAGGTGGTTGGCAAGAGCAAGATTagcagccgtgtgtgtgtgtgtgtgtacagtatacACCCCCCCCAGTCCATTCAAGTTAAAATAATATTAGCTCATTCACATCTTCTAGACTTTGCAGATGCACACCACTGATGTTACTCTGATATGAAACCAGTTTCAGTATTGTGGCTCTCTTTTAAAAGATCTCTAGGAACACTAAGTTTAGCAGAAGTGCTAAAATTCTAGATTAAAGATCTCCCTTCATAGAAcaagttctggggtggtttgacTGGGAAACTTTCAGATCTGTACAGTCTGCATTTCAACGTGCCATGCGTTTGCataaatggcagccattttacaGAGCTTGGGAGTCCAGTCAGCATCTCACCTGGCTGTCTTCCAGGGAACTGCTGTATCTGTAACAGTATTCCAGTACCTGGAAGCGTATTGCACGGCTATTCTTTTTAACTATCGACAGGTGGAGTTTTTCTTGCTTTTAAGAAGTGTCCTCTTATTTAGTGGCggttctggtgccccccccccctcttaaaaatgaaaatgacgCACCCCTCTGCACCATCGCTATAAGAATTAAGTAGAGCCTCCtggaatcaggccaatggcccgacTTAATCCAACGTCCTGTTCTCACTgttgtcaaccagatgcccatggaaaacaTCTTGAGTTGTATAAATTGCATTGGTAGACCTGGTGCCGGAGTCAGTGCACCAACAACAGTCTGATGCCATCTTGGGCCACCTCCTTTCTCTCCTGACCTAGAACCGTAGTATGTGATGGGGCCTCACTTCttatgcggtgtgtgtgtgtcctccttGCAGAAGTATCTCCAACAGCTGTGGAACGCCATCTTGCTCATTGCCTTGATCCTTTGCACAGGCGTGATCATGCAGGCACAGCGACAGTCTCGGCACAGCCGGCTCCACCAGGACTCCGAGGTGAGCTTGCTATGTTGCCCTGCTCACCCCTGGCAGAAAGCTCCCATTTGGGTTTCAGGCTGAGGCTCACCCCGGCCTTTCCTCCTGCAGCTCGATCTCAAGCAGCACATCGTGCAGAGGCTCTCAGCGCTGAAGACTCGGCGCTACCACCCCGGGAAGCTGCCCCGGAGCTGGGCTCACGAGATTGACAGCTGCGCCATCTGCTTGGACcggttccacaagaaccaggtAGCGCTTGCCGAAAGGCCAACACGTCTCGGTGCCTCTCAGGATGCAGCAGGGTTTCTGTGGGAGGGCTTCTGCCTCCTCTGTGTTTTTAAAGTCTGTATCTAGAAGCCCCGAGTGGAGTTGGAAGCCTATGGCGTATCTAGTCAGATGCAGTGCATGCGCAGTCACAGCCCTGCATGCGCAAACTCTTGCACATCACCACCTCCTTGTGTGCCTTAATATTGCGGCTGCAACCTTTCATAGACTTCACCACCACGTAGATTAATAGATTAAAGGTTATTTTAGCCactaaaaatgaacataagaacattggaagggtcctgctggatcaagccaaataACCGACTGATCCCAGATTCTTTTCTCGCATCAGCCAACCAGCTGTCTGTggcaagcctgcaagcaggacctgagcacaacagcagaagatagccattgtggctagtagcctttgattgACGgatcctccatgaaattgtctaaaCCCCTTTTAAGGCCATCCAGCTTGATGGCCATTGCTCCCTCTtgcaggagcgagttccatagttcagctatgctgtgtgaagaaagaAGTGGTCTGTCCTCGATCAGGTAGCAGATTTAAAAGAGATACCCGAGTTTTCAGGGATGCATTTATAAAACCTTCAGGCCGCAAGCCTCTTTTGCAGTGGTGCTTGCTAGAACGCAGTGCCTGCTTAATGTAACAGCAAAAGAAGGGTGCTGCCCGATAAAGGCTCTTCCACCCCCCTCTAGCCATGAGCAAATTTGAAAGAGACATAAGACGGGGAACagatcagactattggtccatcttgtCCATGTTTTTGACAGAGAGCATTAAGTTGTCAAAGGCTATCTAACCACTTAAATCGGGTCTGCTGGGAAGTGAACccagaccttctgcattcaaagtttGTGCTCTCTTACTGAGTTACAGCTCTTAAGAGTAGTCGACAAGCCCACACAATTAACCAACTTAAGATTTCTTTAATCAGGTAACGGCCCTGCTTAATGTGCATTACATTGCTGTTTCCCCATATGGTGGTCTTTCCCTTTTTCCAaatgggagccagtgtttgtgaggggggggggagtgagacaCTTTCCTTTTTCCCTGCCCTGCAGCCTCTTTGGGTTGAGCTCTTCAAAGGGGGACATGCAGCTCTTGAAACTGTCTCAATCTGCCCAACAGTGTCTCCGGGTGCTGCCATGCCTGCATGAGTTTCACCGGGACTGTGTGGATCCATGGCTCCTCTTGCAACAGACCTGCCCCCTCTGCAAACACAATATTTTAGGTaagcccccttccccacccaccacggGGCCAGCTGCAGCCCAGATCTTCCCACCTCTGCTTTTCACCAGCCACTTCTGCAGACGTGGGGCTGGGAAGGTTAAACAAACTTGGGAGCTGAAACACCATATATAGACCTAGCTGGCTGCCCTCTCCCTTTCCAGTGGCCTTGGCGTTGACGGGCAGCAGAGAATTGCCCCGTCTTAAGTCTTGTCTGGAAGTCACATGCTCTAATCCTGGCTGCATGTGGGCTGACATACTTGGCGGCaagggaaaggcactctgcatatcCTCAGAGGTGGTCTTTATTATTGCTTTATACATTCCCAGCATCACAACTTGGGTTTTGATGCTTGGGTTGAGCCCCAAATGCCAACCCACAATTTGTATTTTCAATTCATGCTCTCCTGCGAGTTCACAATGGCCAGAGATTACTGCAGCTAGAAGAGCAACCTAGAATCGGCTTTGGTGATCTAGTTGCTGAGGTGGGACCCCCACTTTGCCCTACCCACCAGACCCAGAATTTCATCTTCCCATTCAGCTGCCAGAACAGGAGGATGAAAAGCCATAATGATGTTTGCTGTTACTTCCTCACTTCTTAAGTATGTGTCCCTTACAAGGGTGGAAGTGGCCTCCTTTCTTGGGTGGAGGAAGCATACGCACTGTGCcttggtctttctttctttctttctttctttctttctttctttctttctttctttctttctttctttcgttcagCTTTCTCTCTGAAGGCTCAGGCCTTTTGCTCTtgggtcttttaaaaaagaatagcaAGCAAGCGAGTTCTCCATTTAGGGAGTTTTGCTCTTTCGCAGAGGCACTCTTCTATTTTGTTTTCCGCTGCCCATGCCAACCATTGTTCATCCACTTCTCCATCCTGTGATCCATGTTGCACATCCCCCTCTCACCTCCCCCACTCCTGTGGCCCTTAAGAGCAAGGTTGGGGAAATTGCAGCGCTTGAGATGCTGGGACTTTttactcccagccagcatgaccccaGTGGTCACGACACCCGACACCACAAGGACCACAGCTTCGCAATAGCGGCCAGAGCACTGTCTCACCAACAGGCCTCATGGCCTGGGGGATCTCTGCCTTTCTAGTAAAATACCCCCCTTCTCTTTTATTTCCTCCCCTGCCTAGGAAACTGCTGTCAAGACAGTTAGCACGACGATTGCCCACCTTTACGGATCAATCTGCTTGTATTTCAAGGGAGAGAGCAATTTTCCCCAGAGCGTTTGGACACCGTGGCAGCTGCTCGGGACATGGAGAAAATGACTCTCTTGGAACTTGGGGCTCCTTTGAGATgggaagcgtgtgtgtgtgtgtgtgtgtgtgtgtgtatgtgtaaaaaaaaaaatgtgtttgttctcTGGCCTTTTCTGTGCTGGGCTAAATCAATTGCACCGTTGGTGGAGCATCTGTGCAGTATGAACCCAGGgaggggggtgtatgtgtgtgctgggggggggtttgaaactCTCTGCTTGTACCTTGTTTTGCCACCTTgcaagtccccccaccccccagcttgcACTGTTCCTGATGGGAGAAGGCTTCGCTTGCTTAGGGTTGGGGAGGGCAGGGAATTTGaaatgcttgctttatttatactAACTTATTAGAGAGAAGGGGCTGGGCAAGGCTGCAGGAGGTTATGGAGGGGATGCAGAGCCCTCTCCAGAGAGCGTTGCGGGACTCGAGGCACCGCTGGGGTGTGTAAAGAGCCACCTGTACTAATAAAAAGAAGATAATCTAAGCAACAAGACGCTTGACTCAGCAGCATTCCATTGCAATCCCATCTTTCTGGAAGGGCTACAGGTGGAGCAGCCTGATCCCCACTTGCCTTGCCTGTCAGTGGGGGGAGGAGACAGCAGGGATTCCTAGGTGGGACAGAGGACAGCCCTGAGCACATCCCAGGGCTTCAAATAAGTTGAGATtctgtttggggttgttgttgttgttttttaaaacactttttagAATATGATCCCCCTGCATGACAGTCCAGGTTTAGTTGTCTCAtaccgattgattgattgattgattgattgatgtcaTAATTTTATTGCAcatgttattattttaattatgtcCGCAACTGTAATTAATGGAAGCTACTTCGTTCTTGTGAAGCATGAGTTATAAGGTTcagaaatactgtaaaataaTTCTAGGAAGCCTCACTCAAGGGGGAACGGGAGGCAGTTAATGCAGCTGGAAGGCAGAGGGGCTTAGAAGGCCTGTACCTGCAGCAAACAGGTTTagaaacatgcttttaaaaacaacaacaacaacaacaacaacattgagatTATCCAAATGTTGAACTCCGTTCACTCTGCTTTTTTGCTGTGTGTTCTTGTCTAGTATCCACACACAGCCTTTAGCAAGGAAGAGTTCTTGGCCTTTTCCACCCAAGTTAAGACCAAAAAGCATTTGGCTTCACCCCCGAGGTCAGAAAATGAGCTaagaaaaattggacatttgcaTTACAGTGATAATGCTTCTTTTCTGCAGGGGATCCTTGACTGGGTCACTTCCCCTCTGAGGATCCCCTCCGCATTTCCTGTTGGAAGATGCGTGAGAGCTAAACACACAAATTAGTTACCGGTAACTAGGGAGAGGTTCCACTGGCCTCCGCCCCTCCTGGTCATCACAGTTGTGACATGCATAGCATATTGTTGAGGTTCTTACTCCCACCTTCCCAGTCTGCTTTTGGTCCAATCACACTTGGAGAACCTTCTTCACCCTGCCAAAGAATGCTAGTTCTGTGCTCAGGTGACAGTGGACTGGATTTCAGGGGAAAGAAGCTAATATCTTCTCTTTCTCGCCTCTCTGTCATTTACAAACTGtaattgggtttttttggggggggaggggggttgatttttaaaaattgaagccAAATTCCCCACGCtattgtgggttttatttttgcaGGGAGGTTACTACACCTGGCAACTCAGAGCAGGGCAAAAGACACAGAAAGATGGTTCCTGCATCCTTGCCTTAGTGAACTCATCAATTACCTATAAAGACTTTGGTGAGGCTCAACTGGTTGGGTCACCATTGCAAAGGTGCATGACCACCTGAACACAGGAACAGCATTGCACCGATGATTATTTGCGGCCAGGGAGAGGTGCAGCCGTTTGGTCTCCcttcgccacccccacccccgttttgcTTTGGAAATGTTGGCAACCTTCTGAACTTGCTCAGCAGggcctttttattgttatttctggTGTTTCCTGTTGCAACGGGCCGAGTGGCCCGGGGTCTTGCTTTTCCCTTTCCCCCGGGTGTGGGTTCGGATGGCTGGTTCCTCGGAGACAAAGGTGAACGGGTTTGACTGCTGGCCGCTGAGAGCCCTTCGGAAGGGGGAGCCGTTCTTCGAGGCACTGCGGGTGCCCTTAGATCTGTTTGGGACCGGGCTGCCTGGGCTCTTGGGGCTGGCAGGAGGCCTCAGCGTTGCTCCTTGGGCACTCGTCTGTGCGGGATGCCTGCAGATGGAGtggaagcaaaggggggggggtgaggaagggcCTTTCTTCGTTCATGGTTGGAGGATGcttcaaaccagaacactcacctGGTAGGCATGTGAATCCCACTGTCTTGGGGAGAGGAAAGATTCCACAGCTGGGTTGGAGGGAAAAGCTGCAGAGAGAGGAATTCCATATTGAACTCCGGTACTTTAGGAGATGGGGGACACCtctgttttacttatttataaaacaatttatatacagccAACCCCCAATTTGTGCCTGTCACAATGGCTCCTCCCATTTTGGTGGTACCTTAGGCCCTTCCTGCTGCGCTGCCTCTCTCATTTTGGCCACTGCGCTTCGGAGGCGCGTGTTCTCTTCCTCCAGGATGCTGATACGAATGTTGTTGGCCTGCAGCTGCTTGCCCATGTCTTCCATGACGTCCCCAGTGCCTGCGACAGAGCCAGCGAGGACGGACTGGGCATCACGGTCTCACAGcattgaaatggggggggggggtcaaggccAGACCCTCAACTCAGCAGCCCCTTTATCTTCCCTAAACTATCCCTTTCAGATTACTAAGGAAGAGCACATCTGGACACAGGAAGGTTCCCCATAGTGAGTTAGACCATTGCCCCATCTTGCTCAATATTGCCTACTcaggccggcagcagctctccagggtttcaggcaggagacccctggaaactgaacctgggaccttctgccactGAGCCTGTTATTCGCTTATGTGCTTATTTAGGGAAACAGTTTTTGATAAACAACAGATGTTACCTAATGGTGAGAGGTTATTAGCCATGCCAGTGACTGGGAATCACAGATAGGTCCTTCTTGCAgggttcccttgggggcatctggttgggcactgcgAAATCAGGATGTTGGGACCagatgggtcccctttggccagatccagcaccCAGGCTGATGATGTCCTTAGGTAAAACCTTCAAgcctctccccttcctcccaacAGCTCCTCCCCCTGACACAGGGGACCTCCCTTCCCTTGGCCTCCTTACGTTCAAACTGTGCCTCAACAGGCATGTGAAGGTCCGGGAAGAAGACCAGCAGCCTCTCCCTGTCCTTCAGCTCCTCAACCAGCTCTCTCAGCTCAGAGACAGTTGTCTGCAGCTCAGACACATGCTGCTCCAAGCTCAGCTTTTCCTTCTGCGCTTGCTCTGCCAGCTTCTGCAATGAGACAGGAGGGGTGCGGttaaacctggtgccctccagcttctttggactacgactcccatcagccccagccaacacagtcATAGgatgctggggctgttgggagcatggctgatgggagtggtagtccaaaacagccggaggccaccaggttggcaaaagctggcatAGATTATGGCGTATGAAAGTTTAACATGGCAAAACGGCTAGAAAATTTTTCGCCGCAGTTTGATGAGAATTCTCATCCTCTGTGCAATTCGTCCTGCGCTGGGGAGACATGGCCTGGGTCTCGCCAGAGGAGCCCATGTCAGGCATCCCTGCCCACTTCCTACAGACCTGCTGGGCTGCCACCTGGTGCTGGATCTCCCACTTCTCCTCCTGCATCTCCTTCAGCCTCTCATTCAAGATGTAATGGTCCTCCTCCCTGTCAGCCAGGCTGGTCTTCAGCTGCTCACACTCCTGGTCCAAATTATCCAGCTGCTTCATCAGAGTCATTTGCTTGGTCTGCAGGGACTTCAGCACGAGAGGGAGAGATCTTGTTAGTTTTGACTCAACAGATGCAAGGTGGAAAGCCAATGACCGGCCGATTCGTCACGTCGAAGGGACAGGTTGTAAACGGTGGGGGATGACAGGTTAAAGGCACCCCGGTTTGCATTCTGCAGGATGAAAGATTCCCTgcgtgaaaccctggagagccgctgccagtcagtgcagacagcactgagctaggtggaccaatggtttcaCTCTGGGCTAGCTccactggt
This is a stretch of genomic DNA from Lacerta agilis isolate rLacAgi1 chromosome 17, rLacAgi1.pri, whole genome shotgun sequence. It encodes these proteins:
- the LOC117061937 gene encoding coiled-coil domain-containing protein 157-like, producing MTLMKQLDNLDQECEQLKTSLADREEDHYILNERLKEMQEEKWEIQHQVAAQQKLAEQAQKEKLSLEQHVSELQTTVSELRELVEELKDRERLLVFFPDLHMPVEAQFERTGDVMEDMGKQLQANNIRISILEEENTRLRSAVAKMREAAQQEGPKLFPPTQLWNLSSPQDSGIHMPTRHPAQTSAQGATLRPPASPKSPGSPVPNRSKGTRSASKNGSPFRRALSGQQSNPFTFVSEEPAIRTHTRGKGKSKTPGHSARCNRKHQK
- the RNF215 gene encoding RING finger protein 215; this translates as MMAAAAAAAAASGSAGRAPVLLSCLLSHLGGLLVAAAAGQAQVEVLLLPPPPSPQPPAPEEQLAQAEGSGPTGGGGGSSYTLQGALLGRPGLEPEPEPERGEKRPHEEGEEEEEAIRGSLVLVGDTDPKLKDDDSWIGVVPVGEEQADHPRGSKEESFTTAVVNKMKRALVLGASALLILALNQNAIRELDVSQVLSKPVIVVQTSENVTKLLGALLRGLRATAKITYQAVLLENVGVTLTLWSTCGLSRGGLYGEWQGVICTGENSSRVQKYLQQLWNAILLIALILCTGVIMQAQRQSRHSRLHQDSELDLKQHIVQRLSALKTRRYHPGKLPRSWAHEIDSCAICLDRFHKNQCLRVLPCLHEFHRDCVDPWLLLQQTCPLCKHNILGNCCQDS